From a single Alkalihalophilus pseudofirmus genomic region:
- a CDS encoding YsnF/AvaK domain-containing protein, translating into MGMFIISGAVVGGLLSLLLNMTVATGAIFGAIVGGIVGTWYKKKSSSESKQVSDSQTMQLREEEMDIKKERVQTGEVKIHKEIVEDKKTITVPIRREEMVIEAGSEDELRIPLKEEEIDISKHPVQLNEVTIKKQQIEGVQHIKENVKKEVAVVETEGQADVIEKEEQ; encoded by the coding sequence ATGGGTATGTTTATCATCAGTGGAGCAGTTGTAGGAGGACTCCTAAGTTTACTTTTGAATATGACAGTCGCGACTGGAGCCATTTTTGGAGCTATTGTCGGGGGGATCGTGGGCACATGGTATAAGAAAAAATCATCCTCAGAAAGTAAGCAGGTTTCTGATTCACAAACCATGCAGCTTCGTGAAGAGGAAATGGATATAAAAAAAGAACGCGTACAAACAGGGGAAGTGAAGATACACAAGGAAATAGTGGAAGACAAAAAAACCATTACCGTCCCGATTAGACGAGAAGAGATGGTGATCGAAGCGGGAAGTGAGGACGAGTTACGAATTCCATTGAAAGAAGAGGAAATAGATATCAGCAAACATCCTGTCCAATTAAATGAAGTCACGATTAAGAAGCAGCAAATTGAAGGTGTGCAGCATATAAAAGAAAACGTGAAAAAAGAAGTTGCGGTTGTTGAAACAGAAGGGCAAGCGGATGTGATAGAAAAGGAAGAACAGTAA
- a CDS encoding YitT family protein produces the protein MSNMYRLIGIFAASIVLGFAFNLFLLPHEVLTGGVTGLAMVFGLLTPINAGIWIFVLNIPIFILGWLGLGKTFIANSVFSVVVTSISMLYIPVVQVTEDALLSSVFGGVIAGAAIGFIIRFYGSTGGFDVIGLILTKKRDVPLGALIFALNSIVVFISGFVFAWDLALYTMASIYITGLVIDRIHTRHIKLSLVVVTSREDELKEALLKNLYRGITVMEGEGAYSKAKLQVLYTVISRYELAIIKPIIKEVDPNAFVSINETMEVLGNFRRG, from the coding sequence ATGAGCAATATGTATCGTTTAATTGGAATCTTTGCTGCCTCTATAGTGCTTGGCTTTGCGTTTAATTTATTCCTCTTGCCGCATGAAGTGTTAACGGGCGGCGTCACTGGTCTTGCCATGGTATTTGGCTTACTTACACCTATTAATGCGGGGATATGGATCTTTGTCTTAAATATTCCGATCTTCATTTTAGGCTGGCTTGGGCTTGGTAAAACGTTTATTGCAAACAGCGTATTTTCAGTAGTTGTAACGTCAATTTCTATGCTTTATATTCCGGTTGTCCAAGTTACAGAAGATGCCTTATTATCGTCGGTGTTTGGAGGCGTGATTGCAGGTGCTGCGATCGGATTTATCATTCGTTTTTATGGATCAACAGGCGGCTTTGACGTCATTGGACTTATACTTACGAAAAAGCGCGATGTTCCACTTGGCGCGTTAATATTCGCATTAAATAGTATTGTTGTGTTTATTTCAGGCTTTGTCTTTGCTTGGGATTTAGCCCTATATACCATGGCATCCATCTATATAACAGGGCTCGTTATCGACCGTATTCATACCCGCCATATCAAACTTAGCCTTGTCGTGGTGACGAGCCGGGAAGATGAGTTAAAGGAAGCGCTGCTTAAAAACCTGTATCGCGGAATCACCGTGATGGAAGGAGAAGGCGCGTATTCGAAAGCGAAATTGCAAGTTCTCTATACGGTTATTTCTCGCTATGAGTTAGCGATCATTAAGCCGATCATAAAAGAAGTTGACCCTAATGCGTTTGTGAGCATAAATGAGACAATGGAAGTGCTGGGGAATTTCAGGAGAGGATAA
- a CDS encoding protein phosphatase 2C domain-containing protein, whose translation MSNDRNEFSWVGSEEHFIDNPHTFTLNHIIVGRYGGHSKAGQSKNEDGCLVWFSEKEDWEFMIILDAHHTAESAELIVTEFNQRRSQLTKLLFLQTTHHTFKRLEENILILFQSSDFRSACSKVQGETSCLIVARKDKYVWWFSVGDCVLYLFHKELAALGQYQLNQRHFYQWIGKVNTFEGDVPCYSVGIHELRKGENRILVTTDGLIECPNEPYSNPLKLYNSFKNCNDDQSVIRSIFDELRDHNVKDNTTIISWNINSVKEAAMPSNSHNQSP comes from the coding sequence ATGAGTAACGATAGGAATGAGTTCAGCTGGGTAGGCAGTGAAGAACACTTTATCGACAACCCTCACACTTTTACACTCAATCATATCATTGTAGGGAGATATGGTGGTCATTCGAAAGCAGGCCAATCGAAAAATGAAGATGGCTGTCTCGTCTGGTTTAGTGAAAAGGAAGATTGGGAATTTATGATTATTTTGGATGCTCACCATACAGCAGAGAGTGCAGAACTTATCGTCACAGAATTCAATCAGCGACGGTCGCAACTCACCAAACTATTATTCCTACAGACCACCCATCACACATTTAAAAGATTGGAAGAAAACATACTAATCTTGTTTCAATCAAGCGACTTTCGATCTGCTTGTTCTAAAGTCCAAGGTGAAACGTCTTGTTTAATTGTGGCAAGAAAAGATAAGTATGTCTGGTGGTTTTCGGTTGGGGACTGTGTGCTGTATTTGTTTCACAAAGAATTAGCTGCACTCGGTCAATATCAATTAAATCAAAGACATTTTTATCAATGGATCGGGAAAGTGAATACTTTTGAGGGTGATGTACCTTGTTATAGTGTCGGAATACATGAGTTAAGAAAAGGAGAGAATCGGATTTTAGTCACAACGGATGGTTTAATTGAATGTCCAAACGAACCATACTCAAATCCGTTAAAACTATATAACTCTTTTAAGAATTGTAACGATGATCAAAGCGTTATTCGTTCGATATTTGACGAACTCCGTGATCATAATGTTAAAGATAATACGACAATCATTTCTTGGAATATAAATAGTGTAAAGGAAGCAGCCATGCCAAGTAATAGTCACAATCAATCACCATAG
- a CDS encoding HIT family protein: MNDCFICQKHSNSIQTSGVMIYKDDYVYVGHIDRNGDPNYLGHIMIDLKRHVPTLGDMNMEEAKAFGMITARVSKALIESENAEHIYSYVMGDAVPHLHMHLVPRYPNTPKEHWGPNAVYEWEEAPMGDNEEVIQLCNRIKTYLENHTNE; this comes from the coding sequence ATGAACGATTGTTTTATCTGCCAAAAACACTCTAATTCAATCCAAACCTCGGGAGTAATGATTTATAAGGATGATTATGTGTATGTAGGTCATATTGATCGAAATGGAGATCCCAATTACTTAGGTCATATCATGATTGATTTAAAAAGACATGTCCCAACGCTTGGTGATATGAATATGGAAGAAGCTAAAGCATTTGGCATGATCACCGCACGAGTGAGTAAAGCTCTGATAGAAAGCGAGAATGCCGAGCATATCTATTCTTATGTGATGGGCGATGCTGTTCCCCATCTTCATATGCATCTTGTTCCTCGTTATCCCAACACTCCTAAAGAACATTGGGGGCCAAATGCAGTTTATGAGTGGGAAGAGGCTCCTATGGGGGACAATGAAGAGGTCATTCAGCTTTGTAACCGTATAAAAACGTATTTAGAGAACCATACAAATGAGTAA
- a CDS encoding class I adenylate-forming enzyme family protein, giving the protein MNISEKLALCAEMNPEKVITTFNNRDTTYAEFYKQAKNLAGYFQAKGYQKEDIIAVYLPNSDYFLVCYYACQIGGFTILPVNTKLTAAEIDYIFTHSEAKALIYDERYQSVVDELKETTSKMNDLIIVGKDDHSLADILRGPELPVQKNDNQGEETAVVFYTSGTTGKPKGVMLSADNIKASTNIWMEAMDITSEDRMHIVAPLFHCAASNVFSLPVIYAGGTIIIEEGFSPDQALQTMEKEKVTIFFGVPAMYSILLNTPKMSTLDLSHLRLFTYGAAPMPYELVRKVKALFPAIKVQNLYGQTENSPAASTLKDHYALDKVGSVGEALPQTEIRVVDEMGEPVHVGEVGEIIVKGPQVMKGYLKNEETTNATIKDGWLYSGDLGRLDKDGLLYIVDRKKDMIIRGGENVYPVEVEEVLYEIPELLEAAVVGVPDEVLGEVPKAFVVLKEGVDLEEEEILHFCKKRLAPYKLPKEIERIESLPRNASGKVLKTNLRAH; this is encoded by the coding sequence ATGAACATATCAGAAAAATTAGCCTTATGCGCAGAGATGAACCCAGAGAAAGTGATCACTACTTTTAACAACCGAGATACGACGTACGCAGAGTTTTATAAACAAGCAAAAAACTTAGCGGGATACTTCCAAGCGAAAGGGTACCAAAAAGAAGATATTATTGCCGTTTATTTACCAAACTCCGATTATTTTCTAGTATGCTATTATGCTTGTCAGATTGGCGGGTTTACCATTTTACCTGTTAATACGAAATTGACTGCCGCTGAGATCGACTATATCTTCACTCACTCTGAAGCTAAAGCTCTTATTTATGATGAACGCTATCAATCTGTTGTTGATGAGTTAAAAGAGACAACTTCCAAAATGAATGACCTGATCATCGTTGGCAAGGATGATCATTCATTAGCTGATATTTTAAGAGGGCCCGAGCTGCCTGTTCAAAAAAATGATAACCAAGGTGAGGAAACGGCAGTTGTCTTCTACACTTCAGGGACTACAGGTAAACCTAAAGGCGTCATGCTATCAGCAGACAATATCAAAGCCTCTACAAACATATGGATGGAAGCGATGGACATTACAAGTGAGGATCGAATGCATATTGTCGCACCTCTCTTTCACTGTGCAGCAAGTAATGTGTTTAGTTTACCAGTGATCTATGCAGGGGGAACGATCATAATCGAAGAAGGCTTCTCTCCTGACCAAGCGCTTCAAACGATGGAAAAGGAGAAGGTAACCATTTTCTTTGGCGTCCCAGCTATGTACAGCATCCTGCTCAATACCCCTAAGATGTCTACTTTAGATTTATCTCATCTGCGATTATTCACATACGGAGCAGCACCTATGCCTTATGAGTTAGTAAGAAAAGTAAAAGCACTTTTTCCTGCTATTAAAGTTCAAAATTTATATGGTCAAACAGAAAACTCCCCAGCGGCATCGACCCTAAAAGACCATTATGCCCTTGATAAAGTAGGCTCGGTGGGAGAAGCTTTACCTCAAACGGAAATTCGAGTCGTTGATGAAATGGGTGAACCTGTTCATGTTGGAGAAGTAGGAGAAATTATTGTCAAAGGCCCTCAAGTGATGAAAGGCTATTTAAAAAATGAAGAAACAACAAATGCGACGATAAAAGACGGCTGGCTCTACAGCGGCGATTTAGGCCGTTTGGATAAAGATGGTCTTCTCTATATCGTGGACCGAAAAAAAGATATGATCATCCGGGGCGGGGAGAATGTGTATCCTGTTGAGGTGGAAGAGGTTTTATATGAAATACCTGAGCTTCTAGAGGCCGCAGTGGTCGGTGTCCCAGACGAAGTATTAGGAGAGGTACCAAAAGCTTTTGTGGTTTTGAAAGAAGGGGTTGATTTGGAAGAAGAAGAGATTCTGCACTTCTGCAAAAAGAGACTTGCTCCTTATAAGCTGCCAAAAGAAATTGAACGTATCGAGAGCTTACCAAGGAATGCAAGCGGGAAAGTGTTAAAGACAAACTTAAGAGCCCACTAA
- a CDS encoding exo-beta-N-acetylmuramidase NamZ family protein, whose protein sequence is MKKWLILLLVAALTLSSLSVVFADNGKGKGKGKGKEKAFALGVEVLLEEKDLIAGKRVGLITNPTGVNQELTSIVDLLHEDPDTELTALYGPEHGVRGDAQAGDYVEFYIYDKTSLPVYSLYGPTRKPTPEMLENIDVLLFDIQDVGTRFYTYIYTMAYAMEAAQEQDIPFIVLDRPNPLNGVDVEGPVLDMNYATFVGNYPIPLRHGMTVGELAHFFNDEFDIGADLTVVEMNGWKRSMYYDETPLPFVLPSPNMPTLDTVLVYPGAALIEGTNVSEGRGTTKPFELIGAPFIDAFELSSTLNKLNLPGVTFRAASFTPTFSKHAGSLSHGFEIHVTDRNLYEPVETGLHIVSTIHDLYPEDFEFRAENSAGISFFDNLIGNSWIRKGIEEGRSVEDMTKQWDKELRSFKKIRSKYLLY, encoded by the coding sequence TTGAAAAAATGGTTGATTCTATTACTCGTTGCAGCTCTAACGTTAAGTTCCCTATCTGTCGTGTTTGCTGATAATGGAAAAGGGAAAGGCAAGGGAAAAGGAAAAGAGAAGGCCTTTGCTCTTGGGGTAGAAGTGTTATTAGAAGAAAAAGACTTGATTGCAGGTAAAAGAGTAGGTCTTATTACCAATCCGACAGGGGTAAACCAAGAGCTTACAAGCATTGTCGACCTCTTGCATGAAGACCCGGATACAGAATTAACTGCGCTTTACGGTCCGGAGCATGGGGTAAGGGGAGATGCACAGGCCGGTGATTATGTAGAGTTCTATATTTATGATAAAACAAGTCTGCCAGTATACAGTTTATATGGTCCGACACGAAAACCGACACCGGAAATGCTTGAAAATATTGATGTACTTCTTTTTGATATTCAGGATGTTGGTACACGATTCTATACCTATATTTACACAATGGCCTATGCGATGGAAGCAGCCCAAGAGCAGGACATTCCATTTATCGTTCTCGACCGTCCAAACCCGCTTAATGGTGTGGATGTTGAGGGGCCGGTACTTGATATGAATTACGCTACGTTTGTTGGAAATTACCCGATCCCGCTTCGTCACGGGATGACGGTAGGAGAGCTTGCTCACTTTTTTAATGATGAATTCGACATTGGAGCCGATTTGACTGTAGTGGAAATGAATGGTTGGAAAAGAAGTATGTACTATGACGAGACGCCGTTGCCATTTGTCTTGCCTTCGCCTAATATGCCGACATTAGATACTGTTCTCGTTTATCCCGGAGCAGCGTTAATTGAGGGCACGAATGTATCAGAGGGCAGAGGAACAACAAAACCATTTGAATTAATCGGAGCCCCTTTTATAGATGCATTTGAGTTATCAAGTACCTTAAACAAATTAAACCTGCCAGGCGTCACGTTTAGAGCAGCATCATTTACACCAACCTTCTCTAAACACGCAGGCAGCCTTTCACATGGTTTTGAAATACATGTAACAGACAGAAATCTTTATGAGCCAGTCGAAACAGGGCTTCATATCGTGAGTACGATCCATGATCTGTATCCGGAAGACTTTGAATTCCGTGCAGAAAACAGTGCGGGCATCTCATTTTTCGATAATCTCATCGGAAACAGCTGGATTCGTAAAGGAATCGAAGAGGGACGTTCAGTGGAAGACATGACAAAGCAATGGGATAAAGAGTTACGATCGTTTAAAAAGATCCGTAGTAAATACTTGCTCTATTAG
- a CDS encoding glycoside hydrolase family 3 protein, giving the protein MKQLISLGLVCMLITALLLTSFQPRSVLADNSLKDLVIYQNVPQADINDLENAFQLNALNVYKDGKFLLVTEGLEWKSSNKNVADIDQDGNVRLTGQNGKTFISVTNGEYTDRIAFSVKPEPNKGKGKPASKVEIKKESGNRYNLIDHAISQMTIEEKIGQLLMPDFRTYNGANVEEMLPEIEQLVKDYHLGGVILFRENVVTTEQTTKLVADYQAASEKFGLLMTIDQEGGIVTRLQSGTDMPGNMALGATRSPELAENVGRVIGSELHSLGINMNFAPVMDVNNNPDNPVIGVRSFGEDPKLVADMGVAYTHGLQSSGVAGTAKHFPGHGDTAVDSHLGLPEVPHDIERLREVELYPFQQAMDAGIDAIMTAHVTFPNIDDTKAISKKTGEEIAIPATLSYKVLTELMREDMGFDGVITTDALNMLAIADHFGPVDAAVRAVQAGSDIILMPVGLSEVRNGLLEAVEAGELTVERIEKSVERILALKLKRGVILEETPLSVEEKIEHAEQVVGSKEHKEVEKEAAEKSITLIKNEDVLPLSPEASDSLVVVGRSYIKELGAAVKLHHEQTEVIEVGADFRLTPAQLEKVKSASSVIVGTTTAGVNDRLPNSPQMQLVHSLINETETPVVAVGIRNPYDIMAYPEVDAYLTQYGFRAASFQATAATIFGEIQPTGQLPVTIPDDDKGVLYNFGHYLNY; this is encoded by the coding sequence ATGAAACAACTAATTAGTCTCGGTTTGGTATGTATGTTAATCACGGCATTACTCCTAACAAGCTTTCAACCAAGATCTGTACTCGCTGATAACTCGCTTAAAGATCTTGTCATCTATCAAAATGTGCCGCAAGCAGATATAAATGATTTAGAAAACGCCTTTCAGTTAAACGCCCTGAATGTCTATAAAGACGGGAAGTTTCTCCTTGTCACAGAAGGGTTGGAATGGAAGTCTTCCAATAAAAATGTGGCCGATATTGATCAGGATGGAAATGTGCGACTAACTGGGCAAAATGGTAAAACATTTATTAGCGTGACAAATGGTGAATATACAGACCGAATTGCCTTTAGTGTTAAACCAGAGCCAAACAAAGGAAAAGGAAAACCAGCATCAAAAGTTGAGATCAAAAAAGAATCCGGAAACCGCTACAACCTGATCGATCATGCGATTAGTCAAATGACAATCGAAGAGAAGATTGGTCAATTGCTCATGCCTGATTTCCGGACATATAACGGAGCAAATGTAGAAGAGATGCTTCCAGAGATCGAGCAATTAGTGAAAGACTATCATTTAGGCGGTGTCATCTTATTCCGTGAAAATGTGGTGACAACTGAGCAGACGACGAAGCTTGTCGCTGACTACCAAGCAGCAAGTGAGAAGTTTGGCTTATTAATGACGATTGACCAAGAAGGCGGAATTGTAACGAGATTGCAATCAGGAACCGATATGCCTGGAAACATGGCACTCGGTGCAACGCGCTCACCTGAGCTTGCCGAAAATGTCGGGCGAGTGATTGGAAGCGAGCTGCATTCACTTGGAATTAATATGAACTTTGCCCCTGTGATGGATGTGAACAACAACCCTGATAACCCGGTTATTGGTGTTCGTTCGTTTGGAGAAGATCCTAAGCTTGTCGCAGACATGGGTGTAGCCTACACTCACGGGCTTCAATCGAGCGGAGTAGCAGGTACAGCTAAACATTTCCCAGGCCATGGTGATACGGCTGTGGATTCTCATTTAGGGTTGCCGGAAGTCCCGCATGATATCGAGCGTTTAAGAGAGGTAGAGCTGTATCCGTTTCAACAAGCGATGGATGCTGGAATTGATGCGATCATGACAGCTCATGTCACGTTCCCAAACATTGATGATACAAAAGCGATTTCCAAAAAGACAGGAGAAGAAATCGCGATCCCTGCGACACTTTCCTATAAAGTATTAACTGAACTGATGCGTGAGGACATGGGCTTTGATGGGGTAATCACAACAGATGCACTAAACATGCTTGCGATTGCTGATCATTTTGGACCTGTAGATGCGGCTGTTCGTGCCGTTCAAGCAGGATCAGATATCATCTTAATGCCTGTCGGACTGAGTGAAGTGAGAAATGGCCTGTTAGAGGCAGTTGAAGCAGGAGAGCTGACAGTTGAACGTATTGAAAAATCAGTAGAACGTATTCTCGCTTTAAAACTAAAACGAGGTGTAATCCTTGAAGAAACGCCTTTATCGGTGGAAGAAAAAATAGAACACGCCGAACAAGTGGTAGGTTCTAAGGAACATAAAGAAGTTGAAAAAGAAGCAGCAGAGAAATCAATTACTTTAATCAAAAATGAAGATGTGCTGCCGCTAAGCCCTGAGGCAAGTGATTCATTAGTCGTTGTAGGCAGAAGTTATATTAAAGAGTTAGGCGCTGCCGTTAAATTGCATCATGAGCAAACAGAAGTAATTGAAGTAGGTGCAGATTTCAGATTAACTCCTGCGCAGCTCGAAAAAGTAAAGTCCGCAAGTTCAGTTATAGTCGGTACCACTACAGCTGGAGTCAATGACCGTCTGCCAAACAGCCCGCAAATGCAGCTCGTTCATTCACTTATAAATGAAACGGAAACACCAGTTGTTGCAGTGGGAATCCGTAATCCTTATGACATTATGGCTTATCCGGAAGTGGATGCGTACTTAACACAATATGGATTTAGAGCAGCAAGCTTTCAGGCAACAGCAGCAACCATTTTTGGTGAAATTCAACCGACTGGTCAGCTACCTGTTACCATCCCGGATGATGATAAGGGAGTGCTTTATAATTTTGGCCACTACTTAAACTATTAA
- a CDS encoding DUF871 domain-containing protein, which yields MRGLSVYLGQQTYPELKNYLVKMKEAGFQSVFTSLHIPEDDPTVYKEELQQLAQITSDLSLELVADISPASLGHLGYSFEQAYELTDWGITGLRIDYGIDTDIIVSLSKKMKVVLNASTLTEEAIQNLIKKGLVTHNVEAWHNYYPRPETGLDKEAFIQKNEQLRHYGIMMAAFVAGDANRRGPLFKGLPTLEKHRDISPFAATVELSRMCKIDKVLIGDPDLSESTIQAFKQYDQGIMTFRTNHYPMNDEVKAIVNQTHTQRMDAARDVIRSQDTRIYVQETNISILAERCDERPRGTITIDNELNGRYGGELQLTKTSLAPQPGVNVIGHVINQDEPLLDLLQPGEAFVLNEVNKQHI from the coding sequence ATGCGAGGACTTTCTGTCTATCTAGGACAGCAGACATATCCTGAACTGAAAAACTATTTAGTGAAAATGAAAGAAGCTGGGTTTCAAAGTGTTTTTACATCACTTCATATTCCTGAGGACGATCCAACAGTGTATAAAGAGGAGTTGCAGCAGCTGGCCCAAATAACATCAGATTTATCTTTAGAGTTGGTTGCTGACATCTCCCCTGCATCCTTAGGCCACCTAGGATATTCATTTGAACAGGCATATGAATTAACTGACTGGGGCATTACAGGCTTACGTATTGATTACGGCATAGATACAGACATCATCGTTTCCTTATCGAAAAAAATGAAAGTCGTCTTAAATGCCAGCACCCTGACTGAAGAAGCGATCCAAAACTTAATAAAAAAAGGGCTCGTCACACATAATGTAGAAGCCTGGCACAACTATTATCCACGCCCTGAAACAGGGTTAGATAAAGAGGCCTTTATTCAAAAAAATGAACAGCTGCGTCACTACGGGATTATGATGGCAGCATTTGTTGCGGGGGATGCTAATAGACGAGGGCCTTTATTCAAAGGCTTGCCAACATTAGAAAAACACCGCGATATTTCTCCGTTTGCTGCTACAGTTGAGCTGTCAAGAATGTGTAAGATCGATAAAGTACTCATAGGAGACCCAGATCTGTCTGAGTCCACGATTCAAGCATTTAAACAGTATGATCAAGGCATAATGACCTTTCGTACAAATCATTACCCAATGAATGATGAGGTAAAAGCAATAGTTAATCAAACTCATACACAGAGAATGGATGCAGCAAGAGATGTGATCAGGTCCCAAGATACAAGAATCTATGTTCAAGAGACTAACATAAGCATACTAGCTGAGCGATGTGACGAGCGGCCTAGGGGGACGATCACGATTGATAATGAATTAAACGGCAGGTATGGAGGGGAGCTTCAACTAACGAAAACGTCATTAGCCCCGCAGCCGGGCGTAAATGTCATAGGACATGTGATCAATCAGGACGAGCCTTTACTAGACCTGCTGCAACCAGGAGAAGCGTTTGTATTAAATGAAGTAAATAAGCAGCATATTTAA
- a CDS encoding PTS transporter subunit EIIC — MKKETMIAQGIADLVGGKENIKSITHCMTRVRLDVKDLSKVQMEELKKLPGVMGVVEDETLQIVVGPGTVNKVTAELCQITGHSLGSVDEGEGQDQPNKQQVKRTPIKSFLKRIGNIFIPLIPALVASGLINGGANFARNAGVDPETTWLQILLVIGGGIFTYLGILVGWNTAKEFGGTPALGAIAGILIINPALADITLFGEQLIPGQGGLFAIILAGWVMANVEKFIRKGVPSSLDIILTPFLTVLIVGILTIVVLQPIGSLLSDGITTGLHAVLDVGGAFAGAILAGTFLPLVMVGMHHGLTPVHLEFINTIGVTPLLTILAMAGAGQVGAAIAVFVKTKSERLKNTVKGALPVGFLGIGEPLLYGVTLPLGRPFITACLGAAVGGAFQAVMQTASLGIGVSGLSLIPLIADNKYLLYFSGLVIAYTFGFIFTYLFGYKEEMAKNLQ, encoded by the coding sequence ATGAAAAAAGAAACGATGATCGCACAGGGGATAGCAGATCTCGTTGGCGGCAAGGAAAACATTAAGAGCATCACTCATTGTATGACGAGAGTACGCCTAGATGTGAAGGACCTATCAAAGGTTCAAATGGAAGAGCTAAAGAAACTTCCAGGCGTCATGGGTGTAGTAGAGGATGAAACGCTGCAAATTGTTGTTGGGCCAGGTACCGTTAATAAAGTGACAGCGGAGCTTTGTCAAATAACAGGCCATTCGCTAGGCAGTGTGGATGAGGGCGAGGGGCAGGATCAACCAAACAAGCAGCAAGTGAAACGAACACCGATCAAGAGCTTTTTAAAACGAATCGGAAATATATTTATCCCGCTCATTCCCGCGCTTGTCGCATCAGGATTGATAAACGGAGGAGCTAACTTTGCAAGGAATGCAGGTGTGGACCCCGAGACCACATGGCTTCAAATCTTACTTGTGATTGGTGGAGGGATTTTCACGTACTTGGGTATTTTAGTTGGGTGGAACACGGCAAAGGAATTTGGCGGAACGCCGGCACTTGGGGCCATTGCTGGTATTCTCATTATTAATCCAGCTTTAGCTGACATCACCCTCTTCGGAGAACAGCTCATACCTGGTCAGGGGGGATTGTTTGCGATCATTTTAGCCGGATGGGTGATGGCAAACGTAGAAAAATTCATTCGAAAAGGTGTACCGTCTTCATTAGATATTATTTTAACGCCATTTTTAACGGTATTAATTGTCGGAATATTAACAATTGTAGTGCTCCAGCCGATTGGAAGTCTTTTATCAGATGGCATTACGACAGGCCTGCATGCCGTATTAGATGTTGGCGGTGCGTTTGCAGGGGCTATTTTAGCAGGTACCTTCCTGCCACTCGTTATGGTTGGCATGCATCACGGTTTAACACCAGTCCACTTAGAATTTATTAACACCATTGGCGTCACACCGCTGTTAACGATTTTAGCAATGGCCGGAGCGGGGCAGGTCGGGGCAGCGATTGCCGTATTCGTCAAAACGAAGAGCGAGCGCTTAAAAAATACCGTAAAAGGGGCACTTCCCGTTGGTTTCCTAGGAATTGGCGAGCCGCTGCTATACGGGGTCACACTCCCGCTAGGACGTCCTTTTATTACTGCTTGTCTAGGTGCTGCTGTAGGCGGAGCATTTCAAGCTGTTATGCAGACTGCTTCACTTGGAATCGGGGTCTCTGGGCTGTCACTTATCCCGCTGATTGCTGATAATAAATATTTACTCTACTTCTCAGGACTTGTGATTGCCTATACATTTGGCTTCATCTTTACGTACCTGTTTGGCTACAAAGAGGAAATGGCGAAAAACTTGCAATAA